A portion of the Lysinibacillus timonensis genome contains these proteins:
- a CDS encoding nucleotide sugar dehydrogenase: MNSQILISVIGLGYVGLPLAIELAKVFSVVGYDINEEKINFYRKGIDLTNEVGHEVLKNSTIRFSNDEQDLSVCNFHIIAVPTPINSDKTPNLTPIINACKMVGRYLTKNSIVVFESTVYPGTTEEICIPVLEQVSGLTLGRDFKVGYSPERINPGDKINTLRNIIKIVSATDKECLDIVSFVYNSIIDAGVYPVSSIKIAEAAKIIENTQRDINIAFMNELSMVFHKMNIDTDEVLHAASTKWNFINFKPGLVGGHCIGVDPYYFIYKAEQLGYHSQIIAAGRKINNEMGKFVAQSIVKEMTKRGILNNKCRIGILGFTFKENCSDCRNTKVIDIVKELEDYNFEVLIHDPLAKQDEVYYEYNIELVEKEAFVNLDTVVIAVAHDIFKDYYSYEIIRKMLKNKSSIIFDLKSIYNKQELAELDIMSWSL, from the coding sequence ATGAATTCACAAATACTAATTTCGGTTATAGGGTTAGGTTACGTAGGACTACCTTTAGCGATTGAATTGGCAAAGGTATTTTCTGTTGTTGGGTACGATATTAATGAGGAAAAAATTAATTTTTATCGTAAGGGGATTGATCTAACAAATGAAGTTGGACATGAAGTATTAAAAAATTCAACTATTCGTTTTTCTAATGATGAGCAGGATTTATCAGTATGCAATTTTCATATCATTGCCGTTCCAACACCTATAAACAGCGATAAAACTCCAAATTTAACACCCATTATTAATGCATGCAAAATGGTTGGTCGTTATTTAACTAAAAATTCGATAGTAGTATTTGAATCAACAGTCTACCCAGGTACTACGGAAGAAATATGTATACCTGTTTTAGAGCAAGTATCAGGTTTAACATTAGGAAGGGATTTCAAAGTTGGTTATTCACCAGAAAGAATTAATCCTGGAGACAAAATTAATACTTTAAGAAATATCATTAAAATCGTTTCGGCTACTGATAAGGAATGCTTAGATATAGTTAGTTTTGTATATAACTCCATAATTGATGCAGGTGTTTATCCTGTAAGTTCTATTAAAATTGCTGAAGCTGCAAAAATTATTGAAAATACACAAAGGGATATTAATATTGCTTTTATGAATGAATTATCTATGGTATTCCACAAAATGAATATTGATACGGATGAAGTATTACATGCGGCATCAACCAAGTGGAACTTTATTAACTTTAAGCCAGGTTTAGTGGGTGGTCATTGTATCGGTGTCGACCCATACTATTTTATTTATAAAGCCGAACAACTAGGTTATCATTCTCAAATAATAGCAGCAGGTAGAAAGATTAATAATGAGATGGGTAAATTTGTTGCTCAAAGTATAGTGAAGGAAATGACGAAAAGGGGCATCTTGAATAACAAATGTCGTATCGGTATTCTAGGATTTACTTTTAAAGAAAACTGTTCGGATTGCAGGAATACTAAAGTAATCGATATTGTTAAAGAATTAGAAGACTATAACTTTGAAGTACTCATTCATGATCCACTTGCGAAACAAGATGAAGTTTATTATGAGTATAATATTGAGCTCGTTGAAAAAGAGGCTTTTGTGAACTTAGATACAGTAGTTATAGCTGTAGCCCATGATATTTTTAAGGATTATTATTCATATGAAATAATTAGAAAAATGTTAAAAAATAAAAGTTCTATTATTTTTGATTTAAAATCTATTTACAATAAACAGGAACTTGCTGAATTGGATATAATGAGTTGGAGTTTATAA
- a CDS encoding low molecular weight protein-tyrosine-phosphatase, with protein MINILFVCLGNICRSPMAEAVMRDIIDRKGLSDKIKVDSAATSSWHIGEPPHKGTLMKLKEFNISTKGLKGRQLSKEDFERFDYIIAMDSSNVRNIREMLGQPDHPKIFRFLDITPHQKDVPDPYYTGDFQETYELVVDGCAALLKKIAMSKGL; from the coding sequence ATGATTAATATTCTATTTGTTTGTTTAGGAAATATATGCAGATCCCCTATGGCGGAAGCTGTTATGAGGGACATAATCGACAGAAAAGGTTTAAGCGATAAAATAAAAGTTGACTCTGCGGCAACTAGTTCGTGGCATATAGGAGAACCTCCGCATAAAGGAACCTTGATGAAATTAAAAGAATTTAATATTTCTACTAAAGGCTTAAAAGGAAGACAATTAAGCAAAGAAGACTTTGAGCGTTTTGATTATATTATTGCAATGGACTCGAGTAACGTCCGTAATATTCGAGAGATGTTAGGCCAACCAGACCATCCGAAAATATTTCGCTTTTTAGATATAACGCCTCACCAAAAGGATGTACCAGATCCATATTATACTGGAGATTTTCAAGAAACATATGAGTTAGTCGTTGATGGTTGTGCGGCCTTATTAAAAAAAATAGCAATGAGTAAGGGGCTTTAG
- a CDS encoding 1-acyl-sn-glycerol-3-phosphate acyltransferase — protein sequence MYDFGARAVNVFLTINGSKAKVYGKENLPKGDEGYIIACTHNGYVDILNLGVSIFPKPIHFMAKKQLFDNKVLGPLIKRLNAFPVDRENPGPSVIKIPRQLIKEGKIVGIFPSGTRSTENTELKQGAITIAQLAKAKIVPAAYIGPRNVKEVFKRKKGYLIYGEPFIVEGGKEGREAATQLLEDEFNRLIEVLKEKEIQK from the coding sequence TTGTATGATTTTGGTGCTAGAGCTGTAAATGTATTTTTAACAATAAATGGTTCAAAAGCGAAAGTTTACGGTAAAGAAAATTTACCTAAGGGTGACGAAGGCTATATTATTGCTTGTACGCACAATGGATATGTAGATATATTAAATTTAGGTGTTTCTATATTTCCAAAACCTATCCACTTTATGGCGAAAAAGCAGTTATTTGATAATAAGGTTCTAGGTCCATTAATTAAGAGATTAAATGCATTCCCAGTAGATCGTGAAAACCCCGGCCCAAGCGTTATTAAAATTCCTAGACAGTTAATTAAAGAAGGGAAAATTGTAGGCATTTTTCCAAGTGGAACAAGATCAACTGAAAATACAGAACTAAAACAAGGTGCAATTACAATTGCACAACTTGCAAAAGCGAAAATTGTTCCTGCTGCTTACATTGGACCGCGGAATGTGAAAGAAGTATTTAAACGTAAAAAGGGATATTTAATCTATGGCGAACCTTTCATCGTTGAAGGTGGTAAAGAAGGAAGAGAAGCCGCTACACAATTGTTAGAGGATGAGTTTAATCGGTTAATAGAAGTCCTGAAAGAAAAGGAAATACAAAAATAA
- a CDS encoding putative RNA methyltransferase → MGKPSKREISISFMKENEELFQCPICKSRMTIQSYGGITCPMNHSFDVAKQGHVNFLTKPVNSMYSKELFESRKEVIQSGLYELIHEKIAIAIDKNVKTILDTGCGEGSHLVKIVEKRDTNITSVGIDISKEGILTAAKSTTEMIWCVGDLTRSPFQEKSFDVILNFLSPANYDEFKRLLKRNGMVIKVIPQENYLREIRRQAFAHSEKEQYSNLQTVERFKEYFNNVQIQRVTYTVPLERQLVPKLLEMTPLGWHINEENKIDMNEITIDLDIMIGHI, encoded by the coding sequence ATGGGAAAACCTTCTAAGAGAGAAATAAGTATATCTTTTATGAAAGAAAATGAAGAACTATTTCAATGTCCGATTTGCAAAAGTAGAATGACTATTCAATCATATGGAGGTATAACGTGCCCTATGAATCATTCATTTGATGTAGCGAAACAGGGGCATGTAAACTTTTTGACGAAGCCAGTAAATTCCATGTATAGCAAAGAGTTGTTTGAATCAAGAAAAGAGGTTATTCAAAGCGGATTATATGAACTAATTCATGAAAAGATTGCTATAGCAATAGACAAAAATGTTAAGACTATTTTAGATACAGGTTGTGGAGAAGGAAGTCACCTAGTTAAAATAGTAGAAAAAAGAGATACAAATATTACCTCTGTAGGAATAGATATTTCGAAGGAAGGTATCTTAACGGCTGCGAAAAGTACTACTGAGATGATCTGGTGTGTAGGTGATTTAACCAGAAGCCCATTCCAAGAAAAATCATTTGACGTTATCTTAAACTTTCTCTCCCCTGCTAATTATGATGAATTCAAACGCTTATTAAAACGAAATGGAATGGTTATTAAAGTAATTCCTCAAGAAAATTATCTTAGAGAGATTAGGAGACAAGCTTTCGCTCATTCGGAAAAAGAACAATACTCCAACTTACAAACAGTAGAAAGATTTAAAGAGTATTTTAATAATGTGCAAATTCAACGCGTTACATATACTGTACCATTGGAACGTCAATTAGTACCTAAGCTATTAGAGATGACACCTCTTGGATGGCATATTAATGAAGAAAATAAAATAGATATGAACGAAATAACGATTGACCTAGATATAATGATAGGGCATATATAG
- a CDS encoding manganese catalase family protein: MFYHVKELQYHAKPDRPDPVFARMLQEVLGGQWGEISVAMQYLFQGWNVRGNEKYRDLLLDTGTEELAHIEMLATMIARLLEGAPVPTLEAAAKDPVINAILGGMNPQHIIVSGLGAMPADSNGNRWTADYIIASGNLLADFRMNLTAESQGRLQVARLYEMTDDRGVKDMLAWLLARDTMHQNQWYAAIKELEEKENIVVPSTFPRELEHREVSHVLFNNSAGNQSAHGRWAHGPSLDGEGVFQYVEKPVPFAPKPELKPAPPYIYNTPPKPQDC, translated from the coding sequence ATGTTTTACCATGTTAAGGAATTGCAATATCACGCAAAACCTGATAGGCCAGATCCGGTGTTTGCTCGAATGCTACAAGAAGTACTTGGTGGTCAATGGGGAGAAATATCAGTTGCCATGCAATATTTATTCCAAGGGTGGAATGTAAGGGGTAACGAAAAATATAGAGATTTACTTTTAGATACTGGTACAGAAGAACTAGCGCATATTGAGATGCTAGCGACGATGATTGCTAGACTATTGGAAGGTGCACCAGTTCCAACATTAGAGGCCGCGGCAAAAGATCCAGTAATTAACGCTATCCTAGGTGGAATGAATCCGCAACATATTATTGTTTCAGGTCTTGGTGCAATGCCAGCTGATAGTAATGGAAACCGTTGGACAGCTGATTATATTATTGCAAGTGGAAACCTATTAGCAGATTTCCGTATGAACTTAACAGCAGAATCACAAGGTAGACTTCAAGTAGCAAGATTATATGAAATGACAGACGACCGTGGTGTTAAGGATATGCTTGCTTGGTTATTAGCTCGTGATACTATGCATCAAAACCAATGGTATGCGGCAATTAAAGAACTAGAAGAAAAAGAAAATATTGTTGTTCCAAGTACTTTCCCTCGAGAGTTAGAACATCGTGAAGTTTCACACGTTTTATTTAATAATTCTGCAGGAAATCAAAGTGCACATGGAAGATGGGCTCACGGTCCAAGCTTAGATGGTGAAGGTGTATTCCAATATGTTGAAAAACCAGTTCCATTTGCACCGAAACCTGAATTGAAACCAGCCCCACCATATATATACAATACACCGCCTAAACCTCAAGATTGTTAA
- a CDS encoding glycine betaine ABC transporter substrate-binding protein: MKFKKLQMLGLTLGLGALLAACGGESATTNGEGTTTEVDKEINLAYVEWDTEVASTHVVGKVLEDLGYEVTVTPLDNAIMWEAVSTGEADAMVAGWLPGTHASQYAEYKDSLVELGPNLEGAKIGLVVPAYMEADSIEDLTTEADMKITGIEAGAGVMAATENVLAEYENLADWELVPSSSGAMTVALGQAIENEEEIIVTGWSPHWKFASYDLKYLEDPKGVFGGEETINTFVRKGLETDMPEAYKVLDAFHWTSADIEEVMLDITSGTDPEEAAAKWVEANSEKVEEWTKGIE; encoded by the coding sequence TTGAAATTTAAGAAATTACAAATGTTAGGTTTGACTCTAGGATTAGGTGCATTATTAGCTGCTTGTGGTGGTGAAAGCGCGACAACGAATGGTGAAGGAACAACTACAGAAGTGGATAAGGAAATCAACTTAGCTTATGTTGAATGGGATACAGAAGTCGCTTCTACACATGTCGTTGGGAAAGTACTAGAAGACCTGGGTTATGAAGTAACTGTAACACCTTTAGATAATGCAATTATGTGGGAAGCCGTATCTACTGGAGAGGCAGATGCAATGGTGGCTGGATGGCTACCAGGTACACATGCTTCACAATATGCGGAATATAAAGATAGTTTAGTTGAACTCGGCCCTAATTTAGAAGGTGCAAAAATTGGATTAGTCGTTCCAGCATACATGGAAGCCGACTCAATTGAAGATTTAACTACTGAAGCTGACATGAAAATTACAGGTATAGAAGCAGGTGCAGGTGTAATGGCTGCAACTGAAAATGTACTTGCTGAATATGAAAACTTAGCTGATTGGGAATTAGTACCTTCTTCTTCGGGTGCGATGACTGTTGCATTAGGTCAAGCAATTGAAAATGAAGAAGAAATCATTGTAACTGGATGGTCTCCACACTGGAAATTTGCGTCTTATGATTTAAAATATTTAGAAGATCCTAAAGGTGTATTTGGCGGAGAGGAAACAATTAACACATTCGTCCGAAAAGGTTTAGAAACAGATATGCCTGAGGCGTATAAAGTACTAGATGCATTCCACTGGACTAGTGCTGATATTGAGGAAGTAATGTTAGATATTACATCAGGAACAGATCCAGAAGAAGCTGCTGCTAAATGGGTTGAAGCTAACTCTGAAAAAGTAGAGGAATGGACAAAAGGTATAGAATAA
- a CDS encoding glycine betaine ABC transporter substrate-binding protein: MSKFKKLGLTAGLSFTLLLAACGGSGNSASDNGQASDKDNLGEALDYTITGIEPGAGITGQAKKTLEEYENLAGWELLESSTAGMMGALDTAIKNEEPIVVLGWTPHWMFKAYDLKFLEDPKGTFGGAEDIQTIARIGLEEDQPEAYTILDRFQWETADMEAVMYEAEEQEIPIEDAAKNWVEQNPDKVNEWTEGVEKVSGEEIELVTTQWDSELASSYVMEEVLTQHGFDVAITPVDPAVVFQAIATGEGDASLAPWLPSTHGAFFEEYKDDIVDLGPNLTGTQNGFTVPAYMEIDSIEDLPAKE, translated from the coding sequence ATGAGTAAATTCAAGAAATTAGGTTTGACAGCTGGATTGTCTTTTACTTTATTATTAGCTGCTTGCGGTGGCAGTGGAAATTCTGCATCAGATAATGGCCAAGCAAGTGATAAAGATAATTTAGGTGAAGCATTGGATTATACGATTACAGGTATCGAACCGGGTGCGGGAATAACTGGTCAAGCTAAAAAAACGTTAGAAGAATATGAAAACCTAGCTGGTTGGGAGCTTCTAGAAAGCTCTACGGCTGGGATGATGGGTGCTCTTGATACAGCTATTAAGAATGAAGAACCAATTGTTGTGTTAGGTTGGACACCGCACTGGATGTTCAAAGCGTATGATTTGAAATTCTTAGAAGATCCGAAAGGTACTTTTGGTGGGGCTGAGGATATTCAAACCATTGCTAGAATTGGCCTAGAAGAAGATCAACCTGAAGCTTATACAATTCTTGATCGCTTCCAATGGGAAACGGCTGATATGGAAGCCGTGATGTATGAAGCGGAAGAGCAAGAAATTCCAATAGAAGATGCCGCAAAAAATTGGGTAGAACAAAATCCTGATAAAGTGAATGAATGGACAGAAGGTGTAGAGAAAGTAAGCGGTGAAGAAATCGAATTAGTGACAACTCAATGGGATTCGGAACTTGCATCTTCTTATGTAATGGAAGAGGTATTAACGCAACATGGATTTGATGTTGCAATCACGCCTGTCGACCCAGCGGTTGTGTTCCAGGCAATCGCTACTGGGGAAGGGGATGCATCTCTAGCTCCATGGTTACCTAGCACACACGGTGCGTTCTTTGAAGAATATAAAGATGATATTGTTGATTTAGGTCCGAATTTAACTGGTACACAAAATGGGTTCACTGTTCCAGCTTATATGGAGATTGACTCAATAGAGGATTTACCAGCGAAAGAATAA
- a CDS encoding proline/glycine betaine ABC transporter permease: protein MSQLLDFIPTIPVADGAEIVMDWLTDTFAGLFDVIKESGKYSMESVTDFLVWIPPFLFILIIGVIAFFATKRKFGLAIFSIVGLLFIYNQGLWEELMNTITLVLFASILAVIIGIPLGILMSKSKMAEAAIQPLLDFMQTMPGFVYLIPSVAFFGIGVVPGVFASIIFALPPVVRFTNLGIRQVPKELVEAADSYGSTGWQKLFKVELPIARSTIMAGVNQTVLLSLSMVVIASMIGAPGLGREVLSALQQANVGNGFVAGLSLVILAIIFDRLTQSINKKN from the coding sequence ATGAGCCAGTTACTTGATTTTATACCAACAATTCCAGTAGCAGACGGTGCTGAAATTGTGATGGACTGGTTAACCGATACATTTGCTGGTCTTTTTGATGTGATTAAAGAAAGCGGAAAGTACTCTATGGAGTCTGTAACTGATTTTTTAGTTTGGATTCCACCGTTTCTATTTATCTTAATCATCGGGGTTATTGCATTTTTTGCAACAAAAAGAAAATTTGGCTTAGCTATATTCTCAATTGTAGGGCTTTTATTCATTTATAACCAAGGTCTCTGGGAAGAGTTAATGAATACGATAACACTTGTGTTATTTGCAAGTATTTTAGCAGTAATTATTGGGATACCGTTAGGAATTCTAATGTCGAAAAGTAAAATGGCAGAAGCAGCCATTCAACCACTGCTTGACTTTATGCAAACAATGCCAGGTTTTGTTTACTTGATCCCATCGGTAGCATTCTTTGGGATTGGGGTAGTACCTGGTGTGTTTGCATCAATCATCTTTGCATTACCGCCAGTAGTACGCTTTACAAATCTTGGAATTCGCCAAGTACCAAAAGAGTTAGTGGAGGCAGCGGATTCTTACGGTAGTACGGGTTGGCAAAAACTATTTAAAGTGGAGTTGCCAATTGCAAGGTCAACGATTATGGCTGGGGTAAACCAAACTGTATTGCTATCCCTTTCAATGGTTGTTATTGCTTCGATGATCGGGGCTCCAGGTTTAGGGCGAGAGGTTTTATCTGCATTGCAACAAGCGAATGTAGGTAACGGATTTGTAGCAGGTTTAAGCTTAGTGATTTTGGCAATCATTTTTGACCGCTTAACACAAAGCATTAATAAAAAGAATTAA
- a CDS encoding glycine betaine/L-proline ABC transporter ATP-binding protein, producing MEKIKVENVSKIFGKHISNALKLVNQKKSKTDILKQTGATIGVYNANFTVNEGEIFVIMGLSGSGKSTLVRLLNRLIEPTSGNIYIDGENISKMNKQQLIKVRREKMSMVFQNFGLFPQRTVLANTEYGLEIRGISKEERRLKAEKALENAGLLPYKDQYPSQLSGGMQQRVGLARALANDPDILLMDEAFSALDPLIRKDMQDELLDLQQKMKRTIIFITHDLNEALRIGDRIALMKDGEIIQIGTGEEILTNPANDYVKTFLEDVDRSKVLTVENAMIRPISINIDIDGPKVALQRMREEEVSVVLAVNKMREFKGYITAEDALQASKQGESNLVNYLKTDMPTVTKDMYIQDVLSIISDSKTPVAVVQEEKLVGVLIRGVVIETLSSSVENEGVTEYEPVT from the coding sequence ATGGAGAAGATTAAAGTTGAAAATGTATCCAAAATTTTTGGTAAACATATTAGCAATGCTTTAAAGCTTGTTAACCAGAAAAAAAGTAAGACAGATATTTTAAAGCAAACAGGCGCGACAATTGGTGTATATAACGCCAATTTTACTGTAAATGAGGGTGAGATCTTTGTCATAATGGGTCTCTCGGGAAGTGGTAAGTCTACGCTTGTTCGTTTATTAAACCGCCTCATTGAACCGACTAGTGGAAATATCTACATAGATGGTGAAAATATCTCCAAAATGAACAAACAACAGCTCATTAAAGTTCGTCGCGAAAAAATGAGTATGGTTTTTCAAAACTTCGGTTTATTCCCTCAAAGAACCGTCTTAGCAAATACCGAATATGGTTTGGAAATACGTGGTATTTCAAAAGAAGAAAGAAGATTGAAAGCAGAAAAGGCTTTAGAGAATGCAGGATTATTACCTTATAAAGATCAATATCCAAGCCAGTTATCAGGTGGTATGCAACAACGAGTAGGCTTAGCGAGAGCATTAGCAAATGACCCTGACATTTTGCTGATGGATGAAGCTTTTTCTGCGCTCGATCCATTAATCCGTAAAGATATGCAAGATGAGTTACTAGATTTACAACAAAAGATGAAAAGAACCATCATTTTTATCACACATGATTTAAATGAAGCGTTACGCATAGGGGATCGTATCGCATTAATGAAAGATGGAGAAATCATTCAAATTGGTACAGGGGAAGAAATTTTAACGAACCCTGCTAATGATTATGTTAAAACATTTTTAGAGGATGTGGACCGTTCTAAAGTTTTAACGGTTGAAAATGCAATGATTCGCCCAATTTCAATCAATATTGATATAGATGGTCCTAAAGTGGCATTACAAAGAATGAGAGAAGAAGAAGTAAGCGTAGTTCTGGCCGTAAATAAAATGAGAGAGTTCAAAGGTTATATAACTGCTGAAGATGCACTACAAGCATCAAAACAGGGAGAAAGTAACCTTGTAAACTATTTAAAAACAGACATGCCGACAGTTACGAAGGATATGTATATACAAGATGTTTTAAGTATTATTTCTGACTCGAAAACCCCTGTTGCGGTTGTTCAAGAGGAAAAATTAGTTGGAGTCTTAATTAGAGGCGTTGTCATCGAAACACTCTCTTCAAGTGTAGAAAATGAGGGGGTGACGGAATATGAGCCAGTTACTTGA